One region of Exiguobacterium acetylicum genomic DNA includes:
- a CDS encoding prepilin-type N-terminal cleavage/methylation domain-containing protein — MRRSIKVFRQQNDGFSLVELLVAIVIASIFSAVILTVFISGTKSFRATGIISELRSEADSRVGIILNEIGGFDAIRIDEAKQLSFYKRTLPVLNADTGLLERASGFEPFNATEEASSSEKEVTPVRYTFAEQTLDSTELTYESTPQSIDDQTELLQTFKLSSPEYQTITSGTYPGRYVIHGILTITTTIQSTDQEEVQTFTSTIGF, encoded by the coding sequence ATGCGACGCTCAATCAAAGTTTTCCGACAACAAAATGACGGCTTCTCGCTCGTCGAACTACTCGTCGCCATCGTTATCGCCTCGATTTTCAGTGCTGTGATCCTGACTGTGTTCATCTCTGGTACGAAAAGCTTTCGGGCAACAGGAATCATCAGTGAACTGCGTAGTGAAGCTGATAGCCGCGTCGGTATCATATTAAATGAAATCGGTGGATTTGATGCAATCCGGATCGATGAAGCAAAACAGCTATCGTTTTATAAAAGAACACTCCCTGTTTTGAATGCCGACACTGGGTTACTTGAGCGTGCCAGTGGATTTGAACCTTTTAACGCAACAGAAGAAGCATCTTCTTCAGAGAAGGAAGTGACACCCGTTCGTTATACGTTCGCAGAACAAACTTTAGACAGCACCGAACTAACATACGAATCGACACCACAGTCGATCGACGACCAAACGGAATTACTTCAAACGTTCAAGTTATCGAGTCCCGAGTATCAAACCATTACATCAGGAACATATCCGGGGCGCTATGTCATTCACGGTATTTTAACGATTACAACTACAATTCAATCGACAGATCAAGAAGAAGTCCAGACCTTCACGAGTACGATTGGATTTTAA
- a CDS encoding type II secretion system protein produces MRKSEQGYTLLFVLVTLTVLSVLAVATIGISLQSTRLTEIRETDIDVETTTQNDLDLAVAALQKIVSKTTGDSPTTSSQEIFENLNSTVILPLKTIVPNVTVTPNETASNARVTVLDLTAVVTKQKGDQPSIKKSYRQRVYLSAIPSFLYYTLGSDDGVILNGAPMIKGNIFSRDALQATATPSFTYNGDKGTYTNTRALPYIAGQVRIFQEKNQPLLSCDDYPICDKTIFDPQGDTELVATKEALVPFDFDYAFNSFLGIDTNTSVTNTSRILEELSKKGLSTKQILTPFLDELSNDTQILSAPAGEIALTEDIIQETPNPLIINGDLKIFSLDPSTPIKIKRPIVVLGKLTITGNVQFATTIFTTKNSLLDNANIQNDGNNSSKQNTLILLSKGDILINRVNKFSSPQTNEPDLNAFLYSDSGEKNTIYSVGSTMNVRGGIFTRGELEVNAYRGKLDLEEKDFPANVTELEKLMLINKSSDFEDSRLRMEYDATLLKNPTALLPLNRAVQLYVETPKRVQP; encoded by the coding sequence ATGCGTAAATCCGAACAAGGCTATACATTACTTTTCGTTCTTGTGACTTTAACCGTCCTGTCTGTCCTCGCTGTTGCGACGATTGGCATCAGTTTACAGTCAACTCGCCTAACCGAAATCCGCGAGACGGATATCGATGTCGAGACGACGACACAAAATGATCTTGATTTAGCAGTCGCTGCTTTGCAAAAAATAGTCTCCAAGACAACAGGAGACTCGCCAACAACTTCATCTCAGGAAATTTTCGAGAATCTCAACAGTACCGTCATCTTACCGCTAAAAACGATTGTGCCGAATGTTACGGTCACACCCAACGAAACGGCCTCCAATGCCCGTGTGACAGTACTTGACTTGACAGCAGTCGTCACGAAACAAAAAGGTGATCAACCATCCATCAAAAAAAGTTATCGCCAGCGTGTTTATCTGTCCGCAATTCCTAGTTTTTTATACTATACGTTGGGTTCAGATGATGGAGTTATTTTAAATGGCGCTCCTATGATTAAAGGCAATATCTTCTCTCGTGATGCGCTACAAGCGACCGCGACACCTAGCTTTACATATAATGGTGATAAAGGAACCTACACGAATACAAGAGCGCTTCCTTACATCGCGGGTCAAGTACGTATCTTTCAAGAAAAAAATCAACCGTTATTGAGTTGCGATGATTATCCGATATGTGATAAGACTATTTTTGATCCGCAAGGTGATACAGAACTCGTAGCAACAAAAGAAGCACTTGTTCCATTTGACTTCGACTATGCATTCAATAGTTTCTTAGGGATAGATACTAATACATCGGTAACTAATACTAGTCGAATTTTAGAAGAATTATCTAAAAAAGGACTTTCTACTAAGCAAATTCTTACTCCATTTTTAGATGAATTATCAAATGATACACAAATCCTTTCTGCACCAGCAGGAGAAATCGCCTTAACAGAAGACATCATTCAAGAGACACCTAACCCCTTAATTATTAATGGGGACTTGAAAATCTTCTCACTAGACCCTTCGACTCCAATCAAGATCAAGCGTCCAATAGTTGTTTTAGGAAAATTGACCATTACAGGAAACGTTCAATTTGCTACAACTATTTTCACGACCAAAAATAGCCTTTTGGATAACGCTAATATTCAAAATGACGGTAATAATTCATCAAAGCAAAATACATTAATTCTGCTCAGTAAAGGAGATATCTTAATTAATCGAGTCAACAAATTCTCAAGTCCACAAACAAATGAACCTGATTTAAATGCGTTTCTATATAGTGATTCCGGAGAAAAAAATACCATTTATTCTGTAGGATCAACAATGAATGTTCGAGGTGGTATCTTCACGAGGGGGGAACTAGAAGTCAATGCTTATCGTGGGAAATTAGATTTAGAAGAAAAGGATTTCCCTGCAAACGTGACTGAGCTCGAAAAACTGATGCTCATTAATAAATCATCTGATTTTGAAGATTCTCGTTTGCGTATGGAATATGATGCGACGTTATTGAAAAATCCAACAGCATTACTTCCACTTAATCGAGCAGTCCAATTGTACGTTGAAACACCCAAGCGCGTTCAACCTTAA
- a CDS encoding GspE/PulE family protein, producing the protein MAMKRKRLGEMLIEESLVTEQQVEEALTIKRSTEKLGDALLRLGHLTEQQLLEALHHQLKIPIIQLYNYPVDVAVTKLISKDLAQRHTLVPVYREGNRLFIAMADPMDLIAIDDLRMQTGLSIDVGIATRDEIRRTILKYYDIDSSLRELLESDDMMESDQSRDVVTREDAPIIRLVNQILENAIAQRASDIHMDPQETSMTIRIRIDGELRTENNYPKQIQSILTTRIKVMSELDITESRLPQDGRIKYVFNGLPYDFRVSTLPTVYGEKVVIRILDSSNSNISISKIGFSSRNESQFREMLKRPNGIILITGPTGSGKSSTLYAALNELNDESRNIITVEDPVEYQVDGINQVQVNAKIGLTFASGLRSILRQDPNVVMVGEIRDIETAEISIRASLTGHLVLSTLHTNSAVSSITRLIDMGVEPFLVAASVSGLIAQRLVRRVCRDCGEVHPISKREQELFDQEGIEATTVMRGRGCSSCNMTGYRGRVAIQEVIMVDEVLRRMIMNQSTESDITAYVKEQGQRFLLADGLSKVADGITTTEEILRTVISE; encoded by the coding sequence ATGGCAATGAAACGAAAACGTTTAGGGGAAATGTTGATCGAAGAAAGCCTCGTGACGGAGCAACAAGTCGAAGAGGCGTTGACGATCAAACGGTCGACCGAAAAACTCGGGGATGCACTCCTTCGACTTGGTCACTTGACGGAACAACAATTACTAGAGGCGCTACACCATCAATTGAAGATTCCAATCATCCAGCTGTACAACTATCCAGTTGACGTCGCTGTCACGAAACTGATTTCAAAAGACCTCGCACAGCGACATACGCTCGTCCCGGTCTACCGGGAAGGAAATCGTCTATTCATCGCCATGGCGGATCCGATGGACTTGATCGCGATTGACGATTTGCGGATGCAAACCGGTCTATCCATTGATGTCGGAATCGCGACGCGTGACGAAATCAGACGAACAATCCTGAAATACTATGATATTGATTCGTCGTTACGGGAGCTACTCGAATCCGACGACATGATGGAGTCGGATCAATCCCGTGATGTCGTGACGCGTGAAGATGCACCCATCATCCGGCTCGTCAATCAAATTCTAGAGAACGCGATTGCCCAGCGTGCATCCGATATTCATATGGATCCGCAGGAAACGTCGATGACGATCCGGATTCGGATTGATGGAGAACTACGAACGGAGAACAATTATCCGAAGCAGATCCAAAGCATTCTGACGACCCGGATCAAAGTTATGAGTGAACTGGATATCACCGAGTCACGCTTGCCACAGGATGGACGAATTAAATATGTCTTTAACGGATTACCATATGATTTCCGTGTCTCGACCTTGCCGACTGTTTACGGTGAGAAGGTCGTTATCCGGATTCTTGACAGCTCGAACTCGAACATCTCGATTTCAAAAATCGGTTTTAGTTCGCGGAATGAATCACAGTTCCGAGAGATGCTGAAGCGCCCGAACGGCATCATCTTAATCACCGGTCCGACCGGTTCCGGGAAATCATCGACGTTGTATGCTGCGTTAAATGAGCTGAACGACGAGTCACGCAACATCATCACTGTTGAAGATCCGGTCGAGTACCAGGTCGATGGGATTAATCAGGTCCAAGTCAATGCGAAGATTGGATTGACGTTTGCGAGTGGTCTTCGCTCGATCCTTCGTCAGGATCCGAACGTCGTCATGGTCGGGGAGATTCGCGACATCGAGACGGCTGAGATTTCGATTCGTGCTTCGCTGACAGGACACTTGGTTCTTTCGACTTTGCATACGAATTCTGCCGTTAGTTCGATCACGCGATTGATTGACATGGGGGTCGAACCGTTCCTTGTTGCTGCTTCTGTCAGTGGATTGATTGCGCAACGACTTGTTCGCCGTGTCTGCCGTGATTGTGGCGAAGTCCATCCGATTTCGAAACGAGAACAAGAGTTATTTGATCAAGAGGGAATCGAAGCGACGACGGTGATGCGTGGACGTGGTTGCTCGTCTTGTAATATGACGGGTTACCGTGGACGGGTTGCGATTCAAGAGGTCATCATGGTCGACGAAGTGTTGCGCCGGATGATCATGAACCAATCGACGGAAAGTGATATCACAGCGTACGTCAAGGAACAAGGTCAACGATTCCTGCTTGCAGATGGTCTATCAAAGGTCGCGGACGGAATTACGACGACAGAAGAGATTTTACGGACGGTGATTTCAGAATGA
- a CDS encoding prepilin-type N-terminal cleavage/methylation domain-containing protein — MQREQGGFSLIEVLVSITILSIISVSLISIFSQSLAASRDSTELTFANYLAKNATSYIKREALEATSDEPFSFSSLSKQADKATYLNGKYVIPEPTSPSCELSAICSSIFTNPEINNIAFEVKYSVTPRKLEGVVNPNLLDLHVFVYIEGTTEPITSLKGSITNATLNQSFPTTK, encoded by the coding sequence ATGCAACGCGAGCAAGGCGGTTTTTCGCTAATCGAAGTATTAGTCAGTATTACGATCTTATCTATCATATCGGTCTCTCTGATCAGCATTTTTTCTCAGTCACTAGCTGCCTCACGCGACAGTACGGAGTTGACGTTTGCGAATTATTTGGCCAAAAACGCAACCTCTTATATCAAGCGGGAAGCTTTAGAAGCGACAAGTGACGAACCCTTCTCCTTCAGTTCTTTATCAAAACAGGCAGACAAAGCGACTTATCTGAATGGAAAATATGTCATTCCAGAGCCTACGTCTCCTTCTTGTGAACTATCGGCTATTTGCTCATCAATCTTTACTAATCCTGAAATCAATAATATTGCCTTTGAAGTCAAATACAGTGTGACTCCTCGGAAACTCGAAGGAGTCGTTAATCCGAATCTTCTTGACCTCCATGTATTCGTCTACATAGAAGGAACTACTGAACCGATTACATCATTGAAAGGATCGATTACGAATGCGACGCTCAATCAAAGTTTTCCGACAACAAAATGA
- a CDS encoding type IV pilus twitching motility protein PilT has product MNSTMERAQIEDILRSSKERGASDVHLTAGSPPVFRINGTLTPFGTEKMKPIIIDGFVQSLITEEMYLQLKQDRDIDFSFGVTGVARYRVNCFYQRGALSMAFRTIPTEVPTLEQLALPPVLKRFLTKPHGLILVTGPTGSGKSTTLAAMINEINQTMYKRIITLEDPIEYLHSHHKSLIDQREIGIDAPRFATGLRSALRQDPDVILLGEMRDLETIATAVTAAETGHLVFATVHTSTAASTVSRIIDVFPSEQQDQIRAQLANVLAGVVSQRLMPRSDGTGRVAALEIMVDTPAVSNLIRTGKEYQIQSVLQTGKQYGMQTMQMALQDLVSRGLIPASAASPYISG; this is encoded by the coding sequence ATGAACAGTACGATGGAACGGGCACAAATCGAAGATATTTTACGCTCATCAAAAGAACGAGGAGCGTCCGATGTTCACTTGACGGCGGGATCACCACCCGTCTTTCGAATCAACGGAACGTTGACACCGTTTGGGACTGAAAAGATGAAACCAATCATCATTGATGGTTTTGTGCAGTCACTGATCACGGAAGAGATGTACCTACAGCTGAAGCAGGACCGGGATATCGACTTTTCGTTCGGTGTGACCGGTGTCGCTCGGTACCGGGTCAACTGTTTTTACCAACGGGGCGCTTTGTCGATGGCGTTTCGGACGATTCCGACCGAGGTGCCGACGCTTGAGCAATTAGCGTTACCGCCTGTCTTAAAACGATTCTTAACGAAACCACACGGCTTGATTCTCGTGACGGGTCCGACGGGTTCCGGGAAATCGACGACGCTTGCAGCGATGATCAATGAAATTAATCAGACGATGTATAAACGGATCATTACGCTGGAGGATCCGATTGAGTATTTACATAGTCATCATAAAAGCCTGATTGATCAGCGGGAAATCGGGATTGATGCGCCACGTTTCGCGACCGGGTTACGGTCAGCACTCCGTCAAGATCCGGATGTCATTTTGCTTGGAGAGATGCGAGACCTTGAAACGATCGCGACAGCTGTGACAGCAGCAGAGACAGGTCACCTTGTCTTCGCGACCGTCCATACGTCAACGGCTGCCTCGACTGTCAGCCGGATCATCGATGTCTTTCCTTCAGAGCAACAAGACCAGATTCGGGCGCAACTGGCGAACGTTCTCGCGGGTGTCGTCTCGCAACGCCTGATGCCGCGTTCGGATGGAACAGGACGCGTCGCAGCCCTTGAGATCATGGTCGATACACCAGCTGTCTCGAACTTGATTCGGACCGGTAAGGAATATCAGATTCAATCCGTCCTGCAGACGGGTAAACAATACGGCATGCAGACGATGCAGATGGCATTGCAGGATCTCGTCAGTCGGGGATTGATTCCGGCTTCTGCTGCATCACCGTACATATCGGGGTGA
- a CDS encoding type II secretion system F family protein, with amino-acid sequence MAVFIYEGRTIAGKRKKGKITALTKREAAERLRTDQIAVTSLEKQESKGLNTEITFLSAKPKIEHLVMYARQFATLVRSGVSIVKATEILRKQTESKPLERALVEVEDDLRSGIQFSQAIEKHPRVFDTFFVSMAMAGEASGNLEEALDNIVTQLEKQYEIKRKVISALIYPAVVSLVAVGVVVFLMMNVVPTFASIFDQLGSELPLITKLVVAVSDFFVAYWWVLLLIAFGLIGLLYFNLKNERQRVFFDRFLLMIPVFGPLIQKSQIALMTRGLSVLLNASVPILASLDITERIVTNRIIRKGIAGANEAMSRGIPMHEPLEKNKYFPPLVTQMIAIGEESGRLDTMLTEVANFYETEVETTTDRLKSIIEPLLIVVLAAIVGVIVIAVVVPMFKIYSDIQAS; translated from the coding sequence ATGGCAGTATTCATTTATGAAGGTCGGACGATTGCCGGCAAACGAAAGAAAGGCAAGATTACAGCACTAACGAAACGAGAAGCCGCAGAACGATTGCGGACGGATCAGATTGCTGTGACTTCGCTTGAAAAACAAGAATCGAAAGGGTTGAACACTGAGATTACGTTTCTCAGTGCAAAACCAAAAATCGAACATCTCGTCATGTATGCGCGCCAGTTCGCGACACTCGTGCGTTCCGGTGTTTCGATCGTCAAGGCGACAGAAATTCTCCGCAAACAGACAGAGTCGAAACCACTTGAACGGGCACTTGTTGAGGTCGAGGATGACTTACGGAGTGGGATTCAGTTTTCGCAAGCAATCGAAAAACACCCACGTGTCTTTGATACGTTCTTCGTCAGTATGGCAATGGCGGGAGAAGCGAGTGGTAATCTTGAGGAAGCGCTTGATAACATCGTCACTCAACTTGAAAAACAATATGAAATCAAACGGAAGGTCATCTCGGCATTGATCTACCCAGCGGTCGTCTCACTTGTTGCCGTTGGCGTCGTCGTCTTCTTGATGATGAACGTCGTGCCGACGTTTGCGTCGATTTTCGATCAGCTCGGGAGTGAACTACCATTGATCACCAAGCTCGTCGTCGCCGTATCCGACTTCTTCGTCGCTTATTGGTGGGTACTATTACTGATTGCATTCGGATTGATTGGCTTACTGTATTTCAATTTAAAAAACGAACGGCAACGTGTATTCTTTGATCGCTTCTTGTTGATGATTCCAGTCTTTGGTCCATTGATTCAAAAATCGCAAATCGCCTTGATGACGCGTGGACTATCGGTATTGTTGAACGCTTCGGTCCCGATCTTGGCATCGCTCGACATTACGGAACGGATCGTCACGAATCGGATCATCCGAAAGGGGATCGCCGGTGCCAATGAAGCGATGTCACGCGGAATTCCGATGCATGAGCCACTTGAGAAAAACAAATATTTTCCACCTCTTGTCACGCAGATGATTGCGATTGGGGAAGAGTCAGGACGTCTTGATACGATGTTGACAGAAGTCGCGAACTTTTATGAGACGGAAGTTGAGACAACAACGGACCGATTAAAGTCGATTATTGAGCCACTCTTGATCGTTGTCTTAGCAGCAATCGTTGGTGTCATTGTCATTGCTGTCGTCGTACCGATGTTTAAAATTTACTCGGATATTCAAGCAAGTTGA
- a CDS encoding G5 domain-containing protein, which produces MMINPKRFAIHTLLLLVLVALIYVPSFALISFTGKATAPTTFSETARIGSVPVSGMDRKEAQSKVEKAITEWTKKTPLTTGTGEETTPIPTEVVTINAADSVQKASLKKGGDLMVAVDEAALENFLATQPISYSDEQLVAFKTWLIDTSKTLQEGNFDPAQSEAAVDPTGEVVSTVSFSTRSAAEEQMITAMMNVEIKPGQLMNVKTYGMDAVAGSYVGSKLYELFAKTPFEIVERMPHAALPDGITLGYDVKIDEKTDFAVRNTQASIYRVIATQNGSDVTLELRGTPFKETVTTVLEGEKTIPFRTITRYSATLTAGTTSDTQAGEEGKSIEVYRVTKTAQGEKKQLLSLDFYAAIPAIVTKSSQEEQAPVVVPEPEDDTNSDDSTDTNDSNDSTDTNNDQTTDEPQTDGVETPDTPTSPTSPTSPDTPDSNETGDPASPVEGETTGEPVG; this is translated from the coding sequence ATGATGATTAATCCGAAGCGTTTTGCTATACATACACTTTTGCTACTTGTACTGGTAGCCCTGATTTACGTACCATCGTTTGCCTTGATTTCCTTTACCGGTAAAGCAACGGCACCCACGACGTTTTCTGAGACAGCACGGATTGGATCGGTTCCAGTCAGTGGCATGGATCGAAAGGAAGCACAATCGAAAGTTGAGAAAGCGATTACGGAGTGGACAAAAAAAACGCCGCTGACGACTGGAACGGGAGAAGAGACGACACCGATTCCAACAGAAGTCGTGACGATCAACGCCGCTGATTCTGTTCAAAAAGCTTCTCTGAAAAAAGGTGGAGACTTGATGGTTGCAGTAGACGAGGCAGCGCTTGAGAATTTTTTAGCGACACAGCCAATCAGTTACTCGGATGAGCAACTCGTTGCCTTTAAGACATGGTTAATCGATACGAGCAAAACATTACAGGAAGGGAACTTTGATCCTGCTCAATCGGAAGCTGCAGTCGATCCAACAGGGGAGGTCGTTTCAACGGTTTCGTTCTCGACGCGTTCTGCTGCTGAAGAACAGATGATCACGGCAATGATGAATGTGGAAATCAAGCCGGGACAATTGATGAATGTCAAGACGTACGGTATGGATGCAGTCGCAGGATCGTATGTCGGTAGCAAGTTATACGAACTGTTCGCAAAGACACCATTTGAAATCGTCGAACGGATGCCGCATGCGGCATTACCAGACGGCATCACATTGGGATACGATGTCAAAATTGACGAAAAAACAGATTTTGCTGTTCGTAATACACAAGCATCCATCTATCGTGTCATTGCGACCCAAAACGGAAGCGATGTCACGCTTGAATTGCGAGGCACACCGTTCAAGGAAACGGTCACGACCGTTCTTGAAGGCGAAAAAACGATTCCATTCCGGACGATCACACGTTATTCTGCAACGCTTACAGCAGGAACGACAAGCGATACACAAGCGGGAGAAGAAGGGAAATCGATTGAAGTCTATCGCGTGACGAAGACGGCTCAAGGGGAGAAAAAGCAGTTATTGTCTCTTGATTTTTACGCAGCCATCCCAGCAATCGTGACAAAGAGTAGTCAAGAAGAGCAAGCACCAGTCGTCGTACCTGAACCGGAAGATGACACGAACTCCGATGATTCGACGGATACGAATGATTCCAATGATTCAACGGATACAAATAATGACCAAACGACGGATGAACCGCAGACAGATGGCGTCGAGACGCCAGATACACCAACATCTCCGACAAGTCCGACGTCACCTGATACACCTGATAGTAACGAAACGGGTGATCCTGCTTCACCAGTAGAAGGTGAAACAACAGGAGAACCTGTCGGATAA
- a CDS encoding ankyrin repeat domain-containing protein — protein sequence MKRKKIVAVLLILIIIGIGGAVYVTKLNQQAALEKGLRSEKPERLADALKNTSLSTKEKNRYIRRFQETLAFDKAKLLLDEQTVENKPNWFYAAQFAPLSTVSEWLTKGAKISQLNSEGRSVLHVATSVNRSIDVYALLVKKASKKELNQIDDFGHTPLFYATLDQNEAAIELLLQAGANPNRGKEQPVYETVKQNRKDLYRVLQQSGATVESKKVKKLAKQYRATKF from the coding sequence ATGAAACGAAAAAAAATCGTTGCTGTCCTCTTGATTTTAATCATCATTGGAATCGGGGGGGCGGTGTATGTCACAAAATTAAATCAACAAGCAGCACTCGAGAAAGGATTACGTTCAGAAAAGCCAGAACGACTCGCTGATGCGCTAAAAAATACCTCTTTATCGACAAAGGAGAAAAATCGTTACATCCGTCGCTTCCAAGAAACACTCGCTTTTGACAAAGCAAAACTTCTTCTTGATGAACAAACTGTTGAAAATAAGCCAAACTGGTTTTATGCAGCGCAATTCGCACCACTGAGCACGGTCTCTGAATGGTTAACGAAAGGCGCGAAAATCAGTCAATTGAATTCAGAAGGTCGGTCGGTCCTTCATGTCGCGACGAGTGTGAATCGATCGATTGATGTTTATGCTCTTCTGGTAAAAAAAGCATCTAAAAAGGAACTCAACCAAATTGATGACTTCGGTCATACGCCACTCTTTTATGCGACGCTAGATCAAAATGAAGCGGCAATCGAACTGTTGTTACAAGCAGGAGCGAATCCGAATCGCGGAAAAGAGCAACCGGTCTATGAAACGGTCAAACAAAACCGAAAAGATTTATATAGGGTGTTGCAACAGAGCGGTGCAACGGTAGAAAGTAAAAAGGTGAAAAAGCTCGCCAAGCAATACCGAGCAACAAAATTCTAA